A window of Candidatus Firestonebacteria bacterium RIFOXYD2_FULL_39_29 contains these coding sequences:
- a CDS encoding dehydrogenase — MNTSKAKKEKPFSVFRSNRILQSFWTLNEEMQPRNKVTFVREIDASAMEKLREKLLQTSGVKPSFTAIIVKAAAIALSEFPYTNRGIFGPSFFKRLVQFNSYDIAVAVERNVPDAEAVVVVETIYDSNKKTLDAVTQELKGFADVKSESTERWSLFHTLLSRLPVFLSKWILRMPKYSPSLWLKHRGGACFVNSPAKYGIDFLVADMLWPLTVSFGWIKERPFVVKGELAVRKTMPLIIVFDRRIMAGAPAAKFFNRLALILENAEEEISAKYEDFKSYTEAV, encoded by the coding sequence ATGAATACATCCAAAGCAAAAAAAGAGAAGCCGTTCAGTGTGTTTCGCAGTAATAGAATTCTGCAGTCTTTCTGGACTCTAAACGAGGAAATGCAGCCAAGAAATAAAGTAACTTTTGTCAGAGAAATAGACGCATCAGCAATGGAAAAACTTCGCGAAAAGCTTTTGCAAACGTCAGGGGTAAAACCGTCTTTCACCGCCATAATTGTAAAAGCTGCTGCTATTGCTCTTTCTGAATTTCCCTATACGAACAGGGGAATATTTGGCCCGTCATTTTTTAAACGGCTGGTGCAATTTAATAGTTATGATATTGCCGTAGCAGTTGAAAGAAATGTTCCTGACGCAGAGGCGGTCGTGGTTGTTGAAACAATTTATGATAGCAATAAAAAAACACTTGATGCGGTAACGCAGGAATTAAAGGGATTTGCAGATGTAAAATCAGAAAGTACAGAGCGCTGGAGTCTTTTTCATACATTGCTCAGCCGCCTGCCGGTATTTTTGAGTAAATGGATTCTCCGTATGCCTAAATATTCACCAAGTTTGTGGCTGAAGCACAGGGGCGGCGCGTGCTTTGTCAATTCACCGGCCAAGTATGGTATAGATTTTTTAGTGGCGGATATGCTCTGGCCTCTTACAGTCTCTTTCGGATGGATTAAAGAAAGACCGTTTGTTGTTAAAGGGGAGTTAGCAGTTCGAAAGACCATGCCGTTAATAATAGTTTTTGACCGTAGAATTATGGCGGGTGCGCCTGCTGCAAAGTTTTTTAACAGACTTGCGCTGATTCTGGAAAATGCCGAAGAAGAAATAAGCGCAAAATATGAGGATTTCAAATCATACACTGAAGCAGTTTAG
- a CDS encoding repressor LexA: MQKGYSPSIRDLQKSLEYKSPRSITVLLERLKRKGLIERNDAGDLKVNELDKWDKNSSKTIDIPLLGVVACGVPMLAEENILERIPIDTNIAKPPYKYFLLRAKGTSMNKKDIEEGDLLLVRVQSTANNGDIVVALVNDEATVKEYRKVGNIIVLKPHSTDPDNKRIILTENLVIQGIVVLVIPKV, encoded by the coding sequence ATGCAGAAGGGGTACTCTCCTTCTATCCGTGATCTGCAGAAATCACTTGAGTACAAGTCGCCTCGCTCAATAACCGTACTATTGGAACGCCTCAAAAGGAAGGGGCTTATTGAGAGAAATGACGCAGGGGACTTGAAAGTGAACGAGCTGGACAAATGGGATAAAAACAGCAGTAAAACCATAGATATTCCGCTTCTTGGCGTTGTTGCCTGCGGGGTGCCGATGCTGGCAGAAGAGAATATTCTTGAGAGAATACCGATAGATACAAACATTGCAAAACCGCCGTATAAGTACTTTTTGCTCCGGGCAAAGGGTACGAGTATGAATAAGAAAGACATCGAAGAGGGAGATCTGCTTCTGGTCAGGGTGCAATCTACGGCAAACAACGGGGATATTGTTGTTGCTCTGGTAAATGATGAAGCTACTGTCAAGGAGTACCGAAAAGTCGGTAATATTATAGTTTTAAAGCCGCATTCGACTGATCCTGATAATAAAAGGATTATTCTCACTGAAAACCTGGTAATTCAAGGTATCGTTGTACTTGTTATACCGAAAGTTTAA
- a CDS encoding recombinase RecA: MSNEKDRAIDLALLHIEKQFGKGAIMRLGDMATVKDIKVIPTGSIAVDLAIGIGGVPRGRVIEIFGPESCGKTTLSLQIIAEAQKTGGTAAFIDVEHALDPVYAKKLGVDLDNLLVSQPDSAEQALEIVDTLVSSGGVDVVVLDSVAALSPRAEIEGEMGDSHMGLQARLMSQALRKLTSVISKTKTCAIFINQIREKIGVMFGSPETTPGGRALKFYSSVRIDMRRIESIKNGTDNIGNRVRVKIVKNKVAPPFREAEVEIFFGQGISKESSLIEAAVNFGVIEKSGSWFNYGADRVGQGKDNVREYLKANPKVALEIEEKVKIKAGVIDAKPADKNECKPEVKIAGEKAANVKPEGAKVKVK, translated from the coding sequence ATGAGTAATGAAAAGGATAGAGCAATAGATTTGGCGTTGCTGCACATCGAGAAGCAGTTTGGAAAGGGAGCCATAATGCGTCTTGGTGATATGGCAACGGTAAAGGATATAAAGGTAATACCTACCGGTTCGATAGCGGTCGATCTTGCTATCGGTATCGGCGGAGTTCCAAGGGGAAGGGTCATTGAAATATTTGGTCCTGAATCATGTGGTAAAACTACTCTGTCGCTTCAGATCATAGCGGAAGCGCAAAAGACGGGAGGCACGGCGGCGTTTATAGATGTAGAACACGCTCTGGATCCGGTATATGCGAAAAAACTTGGAGTGGATCTTGACAATTTACTTGTTTCACAGCCGGATAGCGCGGAACAGGCGCTTGAAATTGTCGACACCCTGGTAAGCAGCGGGGGCGTGGATGTCGTTGTTCTTGATTCTGTCGCGGCGCTTTCCCCGAGGGCGGAAATTGAAGGAGAGATGGGAGACTCTCATATGGGTCTTCAGGCAAGACTTATGTCCCAGGCTCTCAGGAAGCTTACTTCGGTAATAAGTAAAACCAAGACTTGCGCAATATTTATTAACCAGATAAGAGAAAAGATAGGTGTGATGTTCGGAAGTCCGGAGACTACTCCCGGAGGGCGCGCGTTAAAATTTTACTCTTCCGTAAGAATAGATATGAGACGTATAGAGTCCATTAAAAACGGTACGGATAACATAGGCAATAGAGTAAGAGTAAAAATTGTCAAAAATAAAGTAGCTCCGCCGTTTAGAGAGGCAGAAGTAGAGATATTCTTTGGCCAGGGTATTTCCAAAGAAAGCAGTCTGATAGAAGCGGCTGTAAATTTCGGCGTTATTGAAAAGAGCGGATCGTGGTTTAACTACGGAGCGGACAGGGTCGGACAGGGTAAAGATAATGTAAGAGAATACCTGAAAGCCAATCCCAAAGTTGCTCTGGAGATTGAAGAAAAAGTAAAGATCAAAGCGGGTG